tgtgtgtgtgtgtgtgtgcacacgtgctAGTATATGTGatagagaggaaacaaaagggtGTTATGAAATTCAAACTGAAAGATGAATTGTTGGATTCAATTACTTAGAAAGAACTGCGGGCTGAGATGACTGACACTAGTTCGATTGACATTCAAGAGAGTGACAAATCAGTCAGCCAGTTAAAAGTTGCGCGTAAAAGAGTgaagtgaatgaataaatgagaagCATCACCTCGTCGACAGGTCCTGGATCCTCTTCGACCTCTCCCTCTGCATGTGGATTGTCCACGTGCAGCCTGCTAAAAGTTGGACATAACAATTACTTATGTTAACGTTTTGGAAGCTCATTTGCTGATACTTAGCACATAAAACTCTACACATAAATGTATTTGAGGCCCTGTCGTTAATAAAGTTCTATTaccattttcatgttttatgtgaCCATCACAGAACCTTTATAACCTCCATTTATCTATATTCTTAGACTAGCATGACTAAAGAAGTCATCCATGTGAATGTCACATAAAAAGGACAAGGTTACTCCATTAGAAATAAGGGGGaggtgagaaagaaagacaaagattattttctctatattatatttatagaaCACCATTTACTCCCCTGTCTTTATCAGAACTTTAACATAAAAGATTACATAAGGAGTGGGCCTGTGGAAAACAATGCCACGCAATAAAAATCAAAGCTTGTCTGTCAATGTCACTGTATTTAAAATTGTAGCGTGACATGCTTCATTGTGCAAGGTCCTAAGATACaaactttttaatttcactcttttgttcttctttgttaTAAGATTTGTATGAAGAATACCAAATGAGAAGTCCATTCAGattccccaaaaaattatttacATTCTGACGGTGCTGAAAGACAAGAGAAATGTGCCAGATGGAGCAAATCACAACCAACATTGGGCGagaagtgatggagggatgctTTAGAGTCACAAGTTAccccaacctgcatgtctttggattgtgggaggaagcaggagaaaaaacaagtacatgcaaaccccacacagaaagacactgGATGAACCAGTGGCAGACCATCAGGTTGAAGGCCTATGAGTGGGAGAAGGAGGCCTTTTACACTGCTGAGCAAAATACTACACGTTAAAGGACACTGCCAGGGCAAGAAAGAATATAAAGACTAGACCAAGTGCTCGGCTAACACGGGGGCATGGAGGAGAGGCCATAAAGGAGCTGACTTTTGCAAGGAAGAATAATAAATGCCCTGATTTGGAAGGACAAAATGTGTCCACTTCTGACCAGGACTCAAACATACTTTGAGAATACAAAGGAACTGAAGTCACTGACACTGATACGacagcagaacagaacaaaaagtCTCTTTTTTGGTCCGTACAACGTCCACACTTGTTCTTTGTAACAGGTACTTTTCTGTTCCCATGTTTCCAGCAGgtttaacacaaaaacaaagcatctgtctctccagggCATCACgtaggcacgcacacacacacacacacacacacacgagtttaCTCTTTGCTTCACATATTGAGGAACATTATTGGTACAGTATGTGCGCTGTACTTTTGAACTTGCACTGCtgcgtgttgatgtgtggcACCTCTGTGGGGACTTGTTAATGTAATGGTCAATGTGGTGgatgtaattcaatgagaaatgCTCAATGAAACTTGATTTCCTATGAACTGATAATGATGCCtgaggcccttttttttcctttttgggtTAGGATGTTTACACAGTTTGTGCATTTGACTGTGCCTTCCTCAAGTTTTTTAAGAAAGGAGACAATTCTGTTTACATAAGTGGAGGACAAgaccttgtttgtgtgtgtgtgtgtgtgtgtgtgtgtgtgtgtgtgtgtgtgtgtgtgtgtgcattttaaataataagTTTCGCCCTACTGCACTGATTGTCAGAGTGATTGAGGTGGCGCCCGTTTGCCTCTTGTCTGTTTCATAATTGCAAGAATCActggagcatgtgtgtgtgtgaatcaggtTGGTTGTCTTGGTGATTTTCTGGACaagaatgtttattttcatctctaAACAATGAGTGtagaggtctgtgtgtgtgtgtgtgtgttgtgtgtgtgtgtgtgagagaaaaatgtgcGTGCCACAAAAACTTATGTCAATTATCATCACAGATATGAAGTCACAGAGACACTCTCGCACAGCACACTTGTTCCAGAGCCTGTCTAAATACTTCAACTAGCAACCTCTCTGACGTGTTTTAAAATAGATAATAAACAGTAGCTGTGGGTGATATGGATAAAATCTCgtataaaatataaatagtaAATAGCCAGACGGgaatgtctgttttgttttttttacttaaagaaATCCATAGTTTTTCATAAAGCAGTCTTGTTCTGTGACTTGCAACAGTTCCGGCAATAGCCTCACGCACTCAACACATTTGTACCATCTCATGGTATTTACTGTCACCAACCCTTTGTCAGAGACTATTTTAATAACCAACAAGAATCATAAGCATTTTAAGAAATTCACACTTGCCgacacagacaaatacagaaAGTCAATTAAAAGCCTGGAGTATTAGCACAGTGTGGATGTTTTTGAAGCACAATGTACAGTGTATTGTCAAACTGCCCTGAAACTTAGATAAGGCGATTTTAGTGAAATATAAAACCTCTCACCTGAAATTGAGCTAAATTCACTCAATATATTTGATGCAAACAGTTGCGTCCAGCCATGCTTCAGTGGACAGCTTGGCTAAGTCTTGAGGTTAAATGAGTGTAGCAGAACGTTACATATTCAGCTCCGCACTCACCCCGACATGGAAATGTTCCCGTCAGCCTCCACGTCCTTGATCAAGTCCAGTAGTATGGCCTCCTCTGGTGGTGAATCTGCCCTACAGCGCTTTGACCGGGGCTCAGAAACGGACGAGTGCcgctctttctcttcctcctggaAAACACACTCTGTCATCATTTCTCTGTTCTCACTGTGCGGTGGGAATTATGTGCCACCGTGCCGAGGTTTACATGAGATTCTGTGCCTCGATATGCATACAAACTGGgtcagatatactgtatagcTGTGGCAAAATATTAGGTGCACCATACAATATGATGCATTACAATAAGAAAACTACACTTACCAGTCTCTCCGACAAGGTATCAAACCacagtggacttttttttgccCAACAACGACTTTTTTTGTGCTGACAAATGTTTATGGCATTCACTTCTTAGAAGTATTTTGTCAAGTGTCCAAATATAAATTACACTGGAGACAGACAGTGCTATAAAAGACAAGACAGAGTTGAGCAATCTTGCATTCTGTACAATCTGCATTCtcacttttctgtgtttgtaatgGAACAAAAACTCACTGGACGCAGATTCTTCTCTACTTGTTTTCCTGAAACGTGTGAGACATCGTTAGGGACCTGTACAAAGCCCCcgcttctccttttcctctgcaCTTGAAGACCAACAGATAAATGGCAGGTGTCAAGTTTTAGGTTTAGGGTTAGTCTTAATTTGTGCATGTTACCTAGTTAGGCATCTACAGGCTTGCTCCACACAAAATATCCTTGTACTTGTACATTGAAAACAAAGATCTCCAAAGATCTTATTAAAGTATGCGTCGACAACTATGTCTGTTCTTGTTTGTTGACAAAGACAATAGGCGCAGCAATGACTGTGTAAGTTATGCTTGTCTTTCTTCTGATAAAATACAATGTGTTGCAAGTGCAGCATGTATTTTCGGTGAGTTTCCTCAATCCTCAccactctgtttgtttttctccacataGAGGATAAGAATGAATGGGTAGGCTCGCAGCTTCTTCTCTTCGTGCTTGCACATCACCTTGGACAATCCCTCCCACCGCCTCTTATCTGGTGGCTACAGTTAACGAAATACAGGGATTCGAAGATAATCCAAGTAGCCACATGCACTGTAGTGATCTCAACACTGAACACCGTTTGTCTTATTCTGTTACTTTTCACACTTGctacacaaaacaaagacatgcaaCCAAAATGTTCACGCATGATGTGCAAAGTACGCTTGTTGTAAAGTGGGGACAAACTTGTACATCTGCAGGACCTCATTACCAAAATTAAATGTATACTCTAAGTGGGGTGGAGagaaatatagatatagatatggGGATTGCAAAGTGGAATATGTAGGAAGCTGATAAATACACTGAGGGATGAATAAACTGGTGAGGTTACATCGAGGGATACAAGGGAAGACGTTAAAGTGGGTACTGGAGAAAGGCTGGAGACTGTCAAGGTTGCCAAGAACAGTTCTGATGATGTCctgaaaacagaagaacacacacacacacacacacacacacatacacacacacacacacacacacacaaaatattgtgAATGACAGTGAGTCAACACAGtgtaaatgtgaatgtgactaaGTAGGCGAGCAACATTCGGAATTACCTCCAGTTCCTGATTGAAGCAGTTTCCTCCCATCACCTCCTCACCACTGATGTACACACTGATGATTACAACacattactgtatgttgtgAAAGCAGTTGCAGTTTTAactgtaaccttttttttaatgcagtaaACGCTGACTACAATATAAAGCATTACAGTATATCCGTCAATGGATGCCATTGATGCTGACTGTTGAGCGCAGATATCAAAATATAAGTAGGTAATGTTGGATTGCTACAGAGACATTACATGCTAGATAAAAACATCTTCAGTCACaagggaggggagaagaagaagcgtgAAGGCTTTAAAGGATCAGTCAGGATTCTGATTATAGTCCCTGAATAGAAAATAGAATTAGAGCCTCTATTTGCAGATGAAACAATACAACAAGACAAAGTTAGGTACGACGCATCACAGCGTTTAGTCGTAAAACTGAGAAAGACCAGATCAAtgctttcaaacacaaacaacttttttaCGCTGCCTGAGCACTGGGTCTAAAGGAAGGAGCCAGTGAGATCAATAGTCTTTCGTTTGCTGGTATATGTCCGACTTATGGATTCTGAGCCTGTGCCCTGCTTTCACCAGTTATAttcaataaaatgtgaaaaagtatTTGATCTAATCATGGGAATGAGATTCAGGATGTCAGGGGACGACTTCCTCCTCAGTTGCTCTTTTTAAGGAAATggatttctgtatttctgccttgcctgaagctgctgcctcctctgatCTTGAACTTGTAGATGACACAGTCAGCTTTGACGAATCGCGTTTCAggaaaggggaaggagaaggtCTGCAGAGTCATGGCTGACCTAAAGGTTTGGGCCAAAGAGCAAGAGCAATCTTTATCAGTTGGACTTGGTGGACTGGCTTTATGGGTGAGAATATGAAATGTGATCACACGTGTCAATTTAAGGACAAATGTTGACTAGGTTGCGCAAGCTAGCATCACGAACAATTCAGTTTAACTTGAACCTTTGCTCCTGTCAAAATAATAATAGGATTTGTAAGCTTTAAATGAAGGTCTCTCACGCTCGCTCTCAAAATTACCGTAATGTCTATAGAAAATTGTCGAATTGTCTGTGTGTTGTCCGGCAGGCTAACGTCCCCATAGACATGCATGTGTATGAGAACTTCACCCTCCAGCAACAGTTAGAACCGTGTCAATCAAACGCCTGCATCGCCCCGTGATTCGCTGGACAAGGCGAACTCCCGCCCTCCGGTCCCTTTGCGCTCCTCTGATTAGCCAGGGTCTTCTTCCAATCAGCGGCGACAGCGCGGGTGTCACTATGGCGACGGCGAAAAAAACCCCGCCCCAAGCCGTCACATGACCCTCAGCTGACTACCACGTGTGCAGGAAGGCGGAAACCAGCAAACGTTCATTTTCACGGTATTATGAGTAAAGCTATGATTTTCACCCAATGGTTTAAAGTTAGTCACGGATAaattagacatttttaaaaactataacattatttttttattgacattttttattgatatgTGTGAATAGGCGACAGGTGCCCATTCGTTCACCTctcttaaaaataattcagctcAACGAGGGGAGGtgaggcgcgcgcgcacacacacacacacacacacacacacacacacacacaccactgcaacTTTGTGGCACTATCAGTGATAATTTGTTAACACTAGtatctccctccttccctccttcactccttaCTCATGAAAACGTCCATTTTAGACTATTTCTCACtcatctccgtctccctcttttACAGCAGTTGACTCTGAGACCAGAtgtcttcctccccctcctccacctcctctgtaCTTCTAAACACGGGGGTTCAAATGCCCCTTCTGGGTCTGGGGACCTACAAGTTGTGGGGCCCTGAGGATGTCCACCGGGCCGTGGATGCCGCCCTGGCTGCCGGTTACCGTGCCTTCGACAGTGCAGCCGTGTACAAGAACGAAGCCGACTTGGGGCGAGCCCTGAGGGAGCTCCTGCCCAAATACGGCTTGACCAGGGAGGATGTATTCATAACCAGGTGATGTAATGGACTTATATGTGCCTTCTAAAAGATAACAAGTGACCTTTGGGGTATTACAGTACATACGGTTGAATATTTAGTTCCAGCACCTTTATGAACATGCGTGTAGTCTTGAATACATCTAGAAGAATAACATGTTCATTgacatatttgtttgtgtttgtaccgcgcttaaaatgttttctttttctgaccgCTGGAGCTGAGCAAAATTTATGGTGTACGcctaagtgtttgtgtgtcatacGTAGatcacatgattttttttctcagagacAGTATGGCGGAGCTTAAGCTTATGGTATTGGCGCATTGCAAATTCTTCCCCTTGCTTAATTTCTGTCCCAATGCAGCAAGCTGGGCCCAAAGGATCAGGGCGAGAAAGCGATGCAAGGAGCTCTCCATAGCCTGTCGCAGCTTGACTTGGACTACATTGACCTCTATCTGATCCACTGGCCTGGCACACAGGGTCTGGTTGTGGCTGATCAACGCAACCCCGGTAAAGAGTTcagataaagtaaaaaaataagtaaagaTTATTTGAAGTAACTCTTGGCTTTGGTGAGgtgttttgagtgttttttagAGATTAATGCTCCAGTAAGTAAGATATAAGATTCAAGCTGCCTCCTCTACAATGTAGTTGTACTTGAATAACAGCAGTGACGATGTCGTCATTAATATTTGATTCCAGGCAATCGAGCTGAGAGTTGGGCCgcgctggaggagctgcacagCCAGGGGAGGCTGAAGGCCATAGGAGTGTCAAACTACACACCAGCACACATGAGAGAACTGGTGCAGACCTGCAGAATCTCTCCTGCAGTGCTGCAGGTATATGGTGCACAACTGTACACAATGAAGAGTTTTGTGCATCgaaaacacacacctgaaaaagcCAGTGTAGACGGTGtgtatgtagtttttttttttttttttcattcttcaggTAGAGTTTCACCCACGGTTATGCCAGGCAGAgctgaggagtgtgtgtgcggagTACGGAGTGTGTTTCCAAGCCTACTCGTCTCTCGGGAAAGGAGAGCTGGTCACTGATCCCAGGGTTACGGAGGTGGCAAAGAACTGTGCACGCACACCTGCCCAGGTAAACATATAGACGTACACAAAGCATttagatttgtcttttttggggggccaacctcaataaatcaaaatattttgcATGATCTCTATAGCTGCCCTAATATaagactttcacagacatgtctgTATCAGCATTAATGTTTGTTGGTACgagctgatatgaaaacttttattttacagaataaaccaTTTGGAAAagatttgtatatatatttacatttaaaaatgttcattttcttaattcaaattccatatatttggttgtatttgtatttattttactcatttataAGAAATGTTAGggttaaattgtaaaatatcaaacctcaattacatCTCATGGTCATAAGGGTATTGCCAAAGCCAATAAATCGGCATCAGTAATGTTTTTACTCCATTCTCCCTTC
The sequence above is a segment of the Scophthalmus maximus strain ysfricsl-2021 chromosome 2, ASM2237912v1, whole genome shotgun sequence genome. Coding sequences within it:
- the LOC118300365 gene encoding membrane-anchored junction protein isoform X3; the protein is MTLQTFSFPFPETRFVKADCVIYKFKIRGGSSFSVYISGEEVMGGNCFNQELEDIIRTVLGNLDSLQPFSNKRRWEGLSKVMCKHEEKKLRAYPFILILYVEKNKQSVQRKRRSGGFVQVPNDVSHVSGKQVEKNLRPEEEKERHSSVSEPRSKRCRADSPPEEAILLDLIKDVEADGNISMSGRLHVDNPHAEGEVEEDPGPVDEMKSDVNMMNESPGEVRLGEIQDMGVEEEEKAASGRSGILTRLASHIFPFSLFFRDH
- the LOC118300365 gene encoding membrane-anchored junction protein isoform X2, which encodes MTLQTFSFPFPETRFVKADCVIYKFKIRGGSSFSVYISGEEVMGGNCFNQELEDIIRTVLGNLDSLQPFSSTHFNVFPYKRRWEGLSKVMCKHEEKKLRAYPFILILYVEKNKQSVQRKRRSGGFVQVPNDVSHVSGKQVEKNLRPEEEKERHSSVSEPRSKRCRADSPPEEAILLDLIKDVEADGNISMSGLHVDNPHAEGEVEEDPGPVDEMKSDVNMMNESPGEVRLGEIQDMGVEEEEKAASGRSGILTRLASHIFPFSLFFRDH
- the LOC118300365 gene encoding membrane-anchored junction protein isoform X4, which gives rise to MTLQTFSFPFPETRFVKADCVIYKFKIRGGSSFSVYISGEEVMGGNCFNQELEDIIRTVLGNLDSLQPFSSTHFNVFPYKRRWEGLSKVMCKHEEKKLRAYPFILILYVEKNKQSVQRKRRSGGFVQVPNDVSHVSGKQVEKNLRPEEEKERHSSVSEPRSKRCRADSPPEEAILLDLIKDVEADGNISMSGRLHVDNPHAEGEVEEDPGPVDEMKSDVNMMNESPGEVRLGEIQDMGVEEEEKAASGRSGILTRLAR
- the LOC118300365 gene encoding membrane-anchored junction protein isoform X1, whose translation is MTLQTFSFPFPETRFVKADCVIYKFKIRGGSSFSVYISGEEVMGGNCFNQELEDIIRTVLGNLDSLQPFSSTHFNVFPYKRRWEGLSKVMCKHEEKKLRAYPFILILYVEKNKQSVQRKRRSGGFVQVPNDVSHVSGKQVEKNLRPEEEKERHSSVSEPRSKRCRADSPPEEAILLDLIKDVEADGNISMSGRLHVDNPHAEGEVEEDPGPVDEMKSDVNMMNESPGEVRLGEIQDMGVEEEEKAASGRSGILTRLASHIFPFSLFFRDH
- the zgc:101765 gene encoding glyoxal reductase isoform X3, whose translation is MSSSPSSTSSVLLNTGVQMPLLGLGTYKLWGPEDVHRAVDAALAAGYRAFDSAAVYKNEADLGRALRELLPKYGLTREDVFITSKLGPKDQGEKAMQGALHSLSQLDLDYIDLYLIHWPGTQGLVVADQRNPGNRAESWAALEELHSQGRLKAIGVSNYTPAHMRELVQTCRISPAVLQVEFHPRLCQAELRSVCAEYGVCFQAYSSLGKGELVTDPRVTEVAKNCARTPAQVLLRWAVQQDVPVLPKSSNADRIKENARLFDFTLSDMDMDRLSALDCGHKYCWDPSEAVKLVTHPPELLAVFHGRPQRRRSRLGPPPEWSSVGGRTGFLVPPGQELLVS
- the zgc:101765 gene encoding glyoxal reductase isoform X1; this encodes MSSSPSSTSSVLLNTGVQMPLLGLGTYKLWGPEDVHRAVDAALAAGYRAFDSAAVYKNEADLGRALRELLPKYGLTREDVFITSKLGPKDQGEKAMQGALHSLSQLDLDYIDLYLIHWPGTQGLVVADQRNPGNRAESWAALEELHSQGRLKAIGVSNYTPAHMRELVQTCRISPAVLQVEFHPRLCQAELRSVCAEYGVCFQAYSSLGKGELVTDPRVTEVAKNCARTPAQVLLRWAVQQDVPVLPKSSNADRIKENARLFDFTLSDMDMDRLSALDCGHKYCWDPSERSSLRTWRSLPSMWMGFRQPKQAVKLVTHPPELLAVFHGRPQRRRSRLGPPPEWSSVGGRTGFLVPPGQELLVS
- the zgc:101765 gene encoding glyoxal reductase isoform X2, which codes for MSSSPSSTSSVLLNTGVQMPLLGLGTYKLWGPEDVHRAVDAALAAGYRAFDSAAVYKNEADLGRALRELLPKYGLTREDVFITSKLGPKDQGEKAMQGALHSLSQLDLDYIDLYLIHWPGTQGLVVADQRNPGNRAESWAALEELHSQGRLKAIGVSNYTPAHMRELVQTCRISPAVLQVEFHPRLCQAELRSVCAEYGVCFQAYSSLGKGELVTDPRVTEVAKNCARTPAQVLLRWAVQQDVPVLPKSSNADRIKENARLFDFTLSDMDMDRLSALDCGHKYCWDPSERSSLRTWRSLPSMWMGFRQPKAVKLVTHPPELLAVFHGRPQRRRSRLGPPPEWSSVGGRTGFLVPPGQELLVS